From one Actinomyces sp. Marseille-P3109 genomic stretch:
- a CDS encoding NAD(P)-dependent malic enzyme produces MVQPSPSYTVALYLEVPASQKAVARLVDTATATGAIVTGVDVADADGDKLTVNLTADTRDSKHRNELVAKLEEIDGVVVRNVGDSTFLTHVGGKIEVAGKYPIHNRRDLARVYTPGVARVCKAIYDHPERARMLTIKKNTVAVVTDGTAVLGMGDIGPSAAMPVMEGKAVLFKQFGNVDAWPVALDTKDPEEIISIVKAIAPAYGGINLEDIAAPKCFDIEARLREELDIPVFHDDQHGTAIVTLAALINALKIVGKKIEDVRIVLSGVGAAGNAIAKLLMAHGATDIVGYGRTGALSSVDTEGMNEHRRWLAENTNPRQVTGSLKEGLKGADVFIGVSSGNLLEPEDLAVMNDGAIVFAMANPIPEVDPIRAADYATVVATGRSDFPNQINNVLAFPGLFRGLLDTGITDISTELLRAASTGIASVIADDEISPVYIIPGAFDTRVADAVAKAVRKFAEAE; encoded by the coding sequence ATGGTTCAGCCCAGTCCCAGTTACACCGTCGCCTTGTACCTCGAGGTGCCCGCCTCCCAGAAGGCGGTAGCCCGTCTGGTCGACACCGCCACTGCGACTGGCGCCATCGTCACCGGCGTCGACGTGGCCGACGCCGATGGCGACAAGCTCACCGTCAACCTCACCGCCGACACCCGCGACTCCAAGCACCGCAACGAACTGGTCGCCAAGCTGGAGGAGATCGACGGCGTCGTCGTTCGCAATGTCGGTGACTCGACCTTCCTGACCCATGTTGGCGGCAAGATCGAGGTGGCCGGCAAGTACCCGATCCACAACCGTCGTGACCTGGCCCGCGTCTACACCCCCGGAGTGGCCCGCGTCTGCAAGGCCATCTACGACCACCCCGAGCGCGCCCGGATGCTCACCATCAAGAAGAACACCGTCGCCGTCGTCACCGACGGCACCGCGGTCCTGGGCATGGGGGACATCGGCCCGTCCGCCGCCATGCCCGTCATGGAGGGCAAGGCCGTCCTGTTCAAGCAGTTCGGCAACGTCGACGCCTGGCCGGTGGCCTTGGACACCAAGGATCCAGAGGAGATCATCTCCATCGTCAAGGCCATCGCCCCGGCCTACGGAGGCATCAACCTGGAGGACATCGCCGCCCCCAAGTGCTTCGACATCGAGGCCCGCCTGCGCGAGGAGCTCGACATCCCCGTCTTCCACGACGACCAGCACGGTACTGCCATCGTGACCCTGGCCGCTCTCATCAACGCCCTGAAGATCGTGGGCAAGAAGATCGAGGACGTGCGCATCGTCCTGTCCGGTGTCGGTGCGGCCGGCAACGCCATCGCCAAGCTGCTCATGGCGCACGGCGCCACCGACATCGTCGGTTATGGACGCACCGGGGCCCTGTCGTCGGTGGACACCGAGGGGATGAACGAGCACCGCAGGTGGCTCGCGGAGAACACCAACCCGCGTCAGGTGACCGGCTCCCTCAAGGAGGGCCTCAAGGGGGCCGACGTCTTCATCGGCGTCTCATCGGGTAACCTGCTTGAGCCCGAGGACCTGGCGGTCATGAACGATGGCGCCATCGTCTTCGCCATGGCGAACCCGATCCCCGAGGTCGACCCGATCCGCGCTGCGGACTACGCCACCGTCGTGGCGACTGGACGCTCGGACTTCCCCAACCAGATCAACAACGTCCTGGCCTTCCCCGGACTCTTCCGTGGTCTGCTGGACACTGGCATCACCGACATCTCCACCGAGCTGCTGCGAGCCGCCTCCACCGGTATCGCCTCGGTGATCGCCGACGACGAGATCAGTCCCGTGTACATCATCCCCGGCGCCTTCGACACCCGCGTCGCCGACGCCGTGGCCAAGGCCGTGCGCAAATTCGCCGAAGCGGAGTAA
- a CDS encoding threonine/serine ThrE exporter family protein: MSGTDLPSANPHSHEPSLDSDRLMQQSDVVLHLGRLMLAAGAGSYRIKSSMARAAAAVGLDRHEATVTMTEIVTSSYVGNRFRTEACEVRRVGVNVARLEALRRIVHDLRAHETVEHLEAKLAEVEKMRARYNAFTNAAASGVACAGFCFLNKGGWVECLTVLVAAFLGQFIRRQMLERHYQHFFTWIVCGVAASGTYMGIVTALDAAGAVTGNHQGGIISAILFLIPGFPMVTAMLDLFRQDFSSALSRGAYVLMVMAAAGIAVWTVTFIFRWDVESASGVPLDGPLLYVLRCFCSFIAAYGFAMLFNAGTKASTLAAVVGALANTGRLLLIDVFHVPWQLAVGLAAVTIGLLAQLFVSRASLSRVALSVPAVVIMIPGVPFYRAISALNTLSIDKGVDVGDAATNLFEVFFVITAIGVGLALARIITDHNWRHDVATSGHITLPRTQAEAAAQPKED, from the coding sequence GTGTCTGGAACCGACCTCCCCTCTGCCAACCCGCACAGCCATGAACCGAGCCTCGACTCCGACCGACTCATGCAGCAGTCGGACGTCGTGCTGCATCTAGGGCGCCTCATGCTCGCTGCGGGTGCAGGCTCTTACCGCATCAAATCCTCAATGGCCAGAGCCGCTGCCGCCGTCGGCCTTGACCGCCATGAGGCCACAGTGACCATGACGGAGATCGTCACCTCGTCATACGTTGGCAACCGATTCCGTACCGAGGCCTGCGAAGTGCGTCGTGTCGGTGTCAACGTGGCCCGTCTGGAGGCTCTGCGCAGGATCGTCCATGATCTGCGCGCTCATGAGACCGTCGAGCACCTCGAGGCCAAGCTGGCCGAGGTTGAGAAGATGCGCGCTCGGTACAACGCCTTTACCAACGCCGCGGCTTCCGGCGTGGCCTGCGCAGGATTCTGTTTCCTCAACAAGGGCGGATGGGTCGAGTGCCTGACGGTGCTCGTGGCCGCCTTTCTTGGGCAGTTCATTCGCCGGCAGATGCTTGAGCGTCACTATCAGCACTTCTTCACCTGGATTGTCTGTGGAGTGGCGGCGTCCGGTACATACATGGGGATCGTGACGGCACTCGATGCGGCCGGTGCGGTGACAGGCAACCATCAGGGCGGCATTATCTCGGCCATCTTGTTCCTCATTCCCGGTTTCCCCATGGTCACGGCGATGCTGGATCTGTTCCGGCAGGACTTCTCCTCAGCGCTCTCGCGTGGTGCCTATGTACTCATGGTGATGGCGGCCGCCGGCATCGCCGTCTGGACCGTCACCTTCATCTTCCGCTGGGACGTCGAGTCAGCCAGCGGTGTGCCGCTTGACGGACCGCTCCTCTACGTCCTGCGATGCTTCTGCTCATTCATTGCGGCCTACGGCTTCGCCATGCTGTTCAATGCCGGCACCAAGGCCAGCACACTCGCCGCCGTGGTCGGTGCGTTGGCTAATACCGGGCGGCTTCTGCTCATTGACGTCTTCCATGTGCCGTGGCAGCTCGCGGTCGGACTGGCGGCGGTAACGATTGGACTGCTGGCTCAGCTCTTCGTCTCCCGGGCCTCCTTGTCTCGAGTGGCGCTTTCCGTTCCCGCCGTCGTCATCATGATCCCCGGCGTGCCCTTCTATCGCGCGATCTCGGCGCTCAACACGCTGTCGATCGACAAGGGCGTCGACGTCGGCGACGCCGCCACGAACCTGTTTGAGGTCTTCTTCGTCATCACGGCAATCGGTGTCGGACTCGCACTGGCACGAATCATCACCGACCACAACTGGCGTCACGATGTCGCCACCTCTGGACACATCACGCTCCCTCGCACTCAGGCCGAGGCGGCTGCACAGCCGAAGGAGGACTGA
- a CDS encoding aspartate:alanine exchanger family transporter, giving the protein MVGAGLLLWRARRRSIRIPATVLLAASTALLGWKVAHANILHHLSENVVLVLFLLVGTGMLLGHIRIKGVSLGAAAVLFCGIALAAWGTSAATPIEVPRELGTLGLAIFTFAIGIQSGPNFFHVIRTAGGPLAILLGVLGVAALAAVGVGRLLGLKASMIAGAFAGAVTNTPALAAAGNAAAMAGDKAGPGDATVAYAVTYLYGVIGMLFFCLLALRYRRSDKDTPSPLINRTIRVEREDGPLLGNIVETISGQLRFSRLRRGEQGPITRPTNDDRIFKDDLITVVGTQEAVNQAIKAVGHGSSHSLIEDRKYLDFRRITVSDPKLAGRTVDELDIDNRFGATISRVRRGDVDMVGTPDLVLQLGDRVRVVGPTGRMKEISTYFGDSSRGLSSINPVALGLGMALGIVIGEWKFLTPTGATFSIGSAAGTLLVGLIFGRIGRIGKFVTAMPFTATAVLSEFGLLVFLAQAGTRAGGEIAHAFTGGDWWRIFVTGFVVTTIVGLGIYASMRWVVKMGGTRLSGLIGGVQTQPAILAFANERTGADPRVALGYAMVYPVAMIVKIFIAQILGGL; this is encoded by the coding sequence ATGGTTGGCGCCGGGCTGCTGCTCTGGCGCGCCAGACGCAGAAGCATACGCATCCCGGCGACGGTCCTCCTGGCTGCCAGCACGGCTCTCCTGGGCTGGAAGGTGGCGCACGCCAATATCCTCCACCACTTGTCCGAGAACGTGGTTCTCGTCCTGTTCCTCCTGGTCGGCACCGGGATGCTGCTGGGACACATCAGGATCAAGGGTGTGAGCCTTGGGGCGGCGGCGGTCCTGTTCTGCGGCATCGCATTGGCGGCCTGGGGAACGTCTGCCGCAACGCCGATCGAGGTTCCCAGAGAGCTGGGAACGCTGGGGCTGGCGATCTTCACCTTCGCCATCGGGATCCAGTCCGGGCCGAACTTCTTCCACGTGATCCGCACCGCCGGTGGTCCGTTGGCCATCCTCCTGGGTGTTCTGGGCGTGGCGGCCCTGGCTGCCGTGGGTGTAGGACGTCTCCTGGGACTCAAGGCGTCAATGATCGCGGGTGCCTTCGCCGGCGCCGTCACGAACACGCCTGCCCTGGCGGCAGCCGGCAACGCCGCGGCCATGGCCGGTGACAAGGCAGGACCGGGAGACGCCACCGTCGCCTACGCCGTTACCTACCTCTACGGTGTCATCGGCATGCTGTTCTTCTGCCTGCTGGCGCTGCGCTACCGCCGCAGTGACAAGGACACGCCCTCTCCGCTCATCAACCGCACCATTCGTGTGGAACGCGAGGACGGCCCGCTTCTGGGCAATATCGTCGAGACCATCTCGGGACAGCTAAGATTCTCTCGTCTGCGCCGCGGTGAGCAGGGCCCCATCACCCGACCGACCAATGACGACCGCATCTTCAAGGATGACCTCATCACCGTCGTCGGAACGCAGGAGGCCGTCAACCAAGCGATCAAGGCGGTGGGCCACGGATCGTCGCACTCTCTCATTGAGGACCGCAAATACCTCGACTTCCGCCGCATCACGGTCTCCGATCCGAAGCTTGCCGGTCGCACCGTCGACGAGCTCGATATCGACAACCGTTTCGGGGCGACGATCTCACGGGTGCGCCGCGGCGACGTCGACATGGTGGGCACCCCGGACCTGGTGCTACAGCTGGGTGACCGGGTTCGCGTCGTCGGCCCGACCGGGCGCATGAAGGAGATCTCGACGTACTTCGGTGACTCGTCGCGCGGGTTGTCCTCCATCAACCCGGTGGCCCTGGGCCTGGGAATGGCCCTGGGCATCGTCATCGGTGAGTGGAAGTTCCTCACTCCCACCGGGGCCACCTTCTCCATCGGTTCGGCTGCCGGCACGCTACTGGTCGGGCTCATTTTCGGTCGTATCGGCCGTATTGGAAAGTTTGTGACTGCCATGCCCTTCACAGCGACGGCAGTGCTCTCGGAATTCGGGCTCCTGGTCTTCCTGGCCCAGGCGGGCACCAGGGCGGGCGGAGAAATCGCACACGCCTTCACCGGCGGTGACTGGTGGCGGATCTTTGTCACCGGCTTCGTTGTCACCACCATTGTGGGACTGGGGATCTACGCCTCCATGCGATGGGTGGTCAAGATGGGCGGGACCCGCCTGTCCGGCCTGATCGGTGGCGTTCAGACTCAGCCGGCGATCCTGGCGTTCGCCAACGAACGCACCGGTGCCGACCCTCGGGTGGCCCTGGGCTACGCCATGGTTTATCCCGTGGCGATGATCGTCAAGATCTTCATCGCCCAGATTCTCGGCGGACTCTAA
- a CDS encoding acetolactate synthase large subunit yields MTRDDAPACQDQQVMTGAQALVRALEELGVTDIFGMPGGAILPFYDPLLASTRIRHVLVRHEQGAGHAAEGYAMVTGRVGVCVATSGPGATNLITAIADAHMDSVPILAITGQVGSRGIGTDAFQEADIVGATMPFVKHSFLITRPEDIVPRVAEAFHIASTGRPGPVLIDISKDAQEGPTEFVWPPVRDLPGYRLPGKPNQRRLAQAAEVIAAADRPVLYLGGGLNRAQVPSNDLTELIELIGAPFVTTLTALDVMPSDHPLNLRMPGMHGTVAAVGALQRADVIVCLGARFDDRVTGRPDTFATKASVIHVDVDPAEISKIRTADVPIVGDLTDVVPALSAEFRDHVSAEGRVDIAPWLREVERIQATYPTDWSDTDDGLLQPQEVITHLNRAASEDTIWVTGVGQHQMWSAHYLTFRRPHSWLTSAGAGTMGYGLPAAMGAKEACPDRPVWLIDGDGCFQMTNQELATCTLNNIPIKVAVINNSSLGMVRQWQTLFYGQRYSNTDLHTGAGTARVPDFVKMAEAYGAVGLRCERLEDLDDVIAQANAINDRPVVVDFIVSADAQVWPMVAAGVSNDEIQHARGMSPVWEEE; encoded by the coding sequence ATGACCCGCGACGACGCTCCTGCATGTCAGGACCAACAGGTCATGACGGGCGCCCAGGCTCTGGTACGCGCACTGGAAGAGCTTGGTGTCACTGACATCTTCGGGATGCCGGGCGGTGCCATTCTGCCCTTCTATGACCCACTACTCGCCTCGACGAGGATTAGGCACGTTCTGGTGCGCCACGAGCAGGGTGCCGGCCACGCCGCCGAGGGCTACGCCATGGTCACAGGCCGGGTCGGAGTCTGCGTGGCGACATCCGGCCCCGGTGCTACCAACCTCATCACCGCCATCGCTGACGCGCATATGGACTCGGTGCCGATACTGGCCATCACCGGCCAGGTCGGAAGTCGTGGAATCGGGACGGATGCCTTCCAGGAGGCCGACATCGTCGGTGCCACGATGCCCTTCGTCAAGCATTCCTTCCTCATTACCCGTCCCGAGGACATCGTTCCGCGTGTGGCCGAGGCCTTCCACATCGCCTCAACCGGACGTCCTGGCCCCGTCCTCATCGACATCTCCAAGGACGCCCAGGAAGGGCCTACCGAGTTCGTGTGGCCCCCGGTCCGGGACCTGCCCGGCTACCGTCTGCCCGGCAAGCCCAACCAGCGGCGCCTGGCTCAGGCCGCCGAGGTGATCGCCGCTGCCGACCGCCCCGTCCTCTACCTCGGCGGTGGCCTGAACCGTGCGCAGGTGCCCTCCAACGACCTGACCGAGCTCATCGAGCTCATTGGGGCGCCATTCGTCACCACGCTGACCGCGTTGGACGTCATGCCCAGTGATCACCCGCTCAACCTGCGGATGCCCGGAATGCACGGTACCGTCGCCGCCGTCGGAGCCCTTCAGCGGGCCGATGTCATCGTCTGCCTGGGGGCCCGCTTCGATGACCGGGTCACCGGTAGGCCAGACACCTTCGCCACGAAGGCCTCGGTCATCCACGTCGATGTCGACCCCGCTGAGATCTCCAAGATCCGCACTGCCGACGTCCCGATCGTCGGTGATCTGACCGACGTCGTCCCCGCCCTGAGCGCCGAGTTCCGCGACCACGTCTCCGCTGAGGGTCGGGTGGATATCGCACCGTGGCTGCGCGAGGTCGAGCGCATCCAGGCCACCTACCCCACGGACTGGAGCGACACCGACGATGGACTGCTTCAGCCCCAGGAGGTCATTACCCACCTCAACCGGGCCGCGTCCGAGGACACCATCTGGGTCACGGGCGTGGGGCAGCACCAGATGTGGTCGGCGCACTACCTCACCTTCCGCCGCCCCCACTCCTGGCTCACCTCCGCCGGCGCCGGAACTATGGGATACGGTCTGCCCGCGGCCATGGGCGCCAAGGAGGCATGCCCGGACCGCCCGGTGTGGCTCATCGATGGAGACGGCTGCTTCCAGATGACCAACCAGGAGCTGGCCACCTGCACCCTCAACAACATCCCCATCAAGGTCGCTGTCATCAACAACTCCTCGCTGGGAATGGTGCGGCAGTGGCAGACCCTGTTCTACGGGCAGCGCTACTCCAACACCGATCTGCATACCGGGGCCGGAACGGCTCGGGTCCCCGACTTCGTCAAGATGGCCGAGGCCTACGGGGCCGTGGGGCTGCGATGCGAGCGCCTGGAGGACCTGGACGACGTCATCGCCCAGGCCAACGCCATCAACGACCGCCCCGTCGTCGTCGACTTCATCGTCTCTGCGGACGCCCAGGTCTGGCCCATGGTCGCCGCCGGGGTTTCCAATGACGAGATCCAGCACGCCCGGGGCATGAGCCCGGTGTGGGAAGAGGAGTGA
- the ilvN gene encoding acetolactate synthase small subunit, whose protein sequence is MSEKHTLSVLVENKPGVLTRVSALFTRRGFNIHSLAVGPTEHEDISRITVIADAEGLAMEQVTKQLNKLVNVLKIVELDPDTSVERELYLIKVHADDANRTAVLQVVDLFRAHVVDVAPTSVVIETIGSESKVKALLTALQPYGVKEIVQSGAVAITRGPRSITDQLKEK, encoded by the coding sequence GTGAGCGAGAAGCACACGCTGTCCGTCCTGGTGGAGAACAAGCCCGGCGTCCTGACCCGGGTGTCAGCGCTGTTCACGCGTCGGGGCTTCAACATCCACTCCCTGGCCGTCGGACCCACCGAGCACGAGGACATCTCGCGCATCACGGTGATCGCCGACGCCGAGGGGCTGGCCATGGAGCAGGTCACCAAACAGCTCAACAAGCTGGTCAACGTCCTTAAAATCGTCGAGCTGGATCCCGACACCTCCGTCGAGCGCGAGCTCTACCTCATCAAGGTGCACGCGGATGACGCCAACCGTACTGCGGTGCTCCAGGTCGTCGACCTGTTCCGCGCCCACGTCGTCGACGTCGCCCCGACGTCGGTGGTCATCGAGACCATCGGCTCAGAATCCAAGGTCAAGGCTCTGCTGACGGCTCTCCAGCCGTACGGCGTCAAAGAGATTGTCCAGTCCGGTGCCGTGGCGATCACGCGCGGCCCACGATCCATCACCGATCAACTCAAGGAGAAGTGA
- the ilvC gene encoding ketol-acid reductoisomerase, translating to MAAEKFYDDDADLSVIQSKKVAVIGYGSQGHAHALNLRDSGVEVVVGLREGSSSAAKAEEAGLPVKPIAEAVAWADVITVLAPDQVQAALYRDEIEPNIKAGSALLFSHGFNIHFDYIKPAADIDVVMVAPKGPGHTVRREFEAGRGVPVLVCVEQDATGAAWDLVLSYAKAIGGTRAGAIKTTFREETETDLFGEQSVLCGGVSKLIQYGFETLVEAGYQPEMAYFEVCHEMKLIVDLINEGGISKQRWSCSDTAEYGDYVSGPRIITPEAKEHMKEVLADIQDGTFAKRFMEDQAAGAPEFKKLRAEGEAHPIEATGREVRSMFAWRADVDKDYTEGSVAR from the coding sequence ATGGCAGCTGAGAAGTTCTACGACGACGATGCCGATCTGTCCGTCATCCAGTCCAAGAAGGTTGCCGTCATCGGCTACGGTTCCCAGGGGCATGCTCACGCTCTGAACCTGCGCGACTCCGGCGTGGAGGTCGTTGTCGGCCTGCGCGAGGGCTCGTCCTCTGCAGCCAAGGCCGAGGAGGCTGGCCTGCCCGTCAAGCCGATCGCCGAGGCGGTCGCCTGGGCCGACGTCATCACTGTCCTGGCCCCTGACCAGGTGCAGGCCGCTCTCTACCGCGATGAGATCGAGCCGAACATCAAGGCGGGCTCCGCCCTCCTGTTCTCCCACGGCTTCAACATCCACTTCGACTACATCAAGCCGGCTGCGGACATCGACGTCGTCATGGTGGCCCCCAAGGGCCCCGGCCACACGGTGCGCCGTGAGTTCGAGGCCGGCCGAGGCGTGCCCGTGCTCGTCTGCGTGGAGCAGGACGCCACTGGCGCCGCCTGGGACCTCGTGCTGTCCTATGCCAAGGCTATCGGCGGTACGCGCGCCGGTGCCATCAAGACCACCTTCCGCGAGGAGACCGAGACCGACCTCTTCGGTGAGCAGTCCGTCCTGTGCGGTGGCGTCTCCAAGCTCATCCAGTACGGCTTCGAGACCCTGGTCGAGGCCGGCTACCAGCCCGAGATGGCCTACTTCGAGGTCTGCCACGAGATGAAGCTCATCGTTGACCTCATTAATGAGGGTGGTATCTCCAAGCAGCGCTGGTCCTGCTCCGACACCGCCGAGTACGGCGACTACGTCTCCGGCCCGCGCATCATCACGCCCGAGGCCAAGGAGCACATGAAGGAGGTCCTTGCCGACATTCAGGACGGAACCTTCGCCAAGCGCTTCATGGAGGACCAGGCCGCCGGCGCCCCGGAGTTCAAGAAGCTCCGGGCCGAGGGCGAGGCGCACCCCATCGAGGCCACCGGCCGTGAGGTGCGTTCCATGTTCGCCTGGCGCGCCGACGTCGACAAGGACTACACCGAGGGATCCGTGGCCCGCTGA
- a CDS encoding MFS transporter, with translation MRRVGLLVLGSFINSLGTGLTAFGLAIIMLRTYGTASSVAAVQLSSFAPVVLLAPAAGVLADRYDRRLMMMIGDAGSVLGLGIILMALSSPRPSLAWVCTGAVVSSCLAALTEPALRASVTDLVNEEDYVRSSGLLQLASAAKYLLAPAAAGLLMPVVGVRGLVLLDASTCIVTVACTATVRRSLVRQTVPQTTSQQEPDRDVMAGWRTIISSSGLRTLVVLMTLATLAIGVIQVLIKPILLPTVSTSQMGMIETIAATGMLVGAALVTAWKSARPTTLLAAGLAATGAAMALVPLGPGAWWVAACGFLTFASLPLSQAGAEVLVRTRVDNARQARTWGTISLVTQMGYLVAYLCSGVMVDHVLQPLLSPGRLLSTSLGTIVGTGPGRGAALLVGLMGLVMAMVALGVHLRRHQLA, from the coding sequence ATGAGACGTGTCGGCCTGCTCGTCCTGGGCTCGTTCATCAACTCACTGGGAACGGGACTGACCGCATTCGGGCTGGCCATCATCATGCTACGCACCTATGGGACGGCCTCCTCGGTGGCAGCCGTTCAGCTGAGCTCCTTCGCCCCTGTTGTACTTCTGGCTCCTGCGGCAGGCGTGCTGGCGGACCGCTACGACCGCAGGCTGATGATGATGATCGGAGATGCCGGCTCGGTGCTGGGACTGGGAATCATCCTGATGGCTCTGTCCTCGCCCCGCCCCTCCCTGGCCTGGGTCTGCACAGGAGCAGTCGTCTCCTCCTGCCTGGCCGCCCTCACCGAGCCTGCGCTGCGGGCCAGCGTCACCGACCTCGTGAACGAGGAGGACTATGTGCGCTCCTCCGGTCTCCTCCAACTGGCCTCGGCGGCCAAGTACCTGCTGGCTCCCGCCGCGGCAGGGCTCCTCATGCCTGTCGTCGGCGTGAGAGGACTCGTCCTGCTCGACGCCAGCACCTGCATCGTCACCGTGGCCTGCACCGCCACGGTGCGTCGGTCCCTGGTTCGACAGACAGTCCCTCAAACCACGTCTCAGCAGGAACCCGATCGGGACGTCATGGCGGGCTGGCGGACCATCATCTCCTCATCAGGCCTGCGTACCCTCGTGGTCCTCATGACCCTGGCGACCCTCGCGATCGGGGTCATCCAGGTCCTCATCAAGCCGATCCTTCTGCCCACCGTGAGCACCTCGCAGATGGGGATGATCGAGACGATCGCCGCCACCGGTATGCTCGTGGGCGCGGCACTGGTCACCGCCTGGAAGAGTGCACGGCCGACGACGCTGCTGGCTGCGGGTCTGGCCGCCACCGGTGCCGCGATGGCTCTGGTGCCTCTGGGGCCGGGCGCCTGGTGGGTAGCCGCCTGCGGCTTCCTCACCTTCGCCAGCCTGCCCCTGTCCCAGGCCGGGGCCGAGGTCCTGGTGCGCACCCGTGTCGATAACGCCCGGCAGGCACGAACCTGGGGCACCATCAGTCTGGTGACCCAGATGGGCTACTTGGTGGCCTACCTATGCTCAGGGGTGATGGTCGACCACGTGCTCCAGCCTCTCCTGAGTCCGGGGAGACTACTGTCGACAAGTCTCGGAACAATTGTCGGCACCGGCCCAGGACGCGGCGCAGCGCTGCTCGTGGGCCTCATGGGACTGGTCATGGCCATGGTGGCCCTCGGCGTCCACCTCCGGCGCCACCAGCTCGCCTGA
- a CDS encoding TetR/AcrR family transcriptional regulator has translation MPRTHRPAAQRREEILNAAHTLFTTKGFQPTTMEDILRVVGIAKGTLYYHFPSKEQILKALVLRIVGQVEHQAREIADSQAPAMEKFAAIMAAMQVEDTETELVEQFHAPGNAEFHLLSITAMIEHLTPILADVVAQGVSEGTFSTDRPYDAIELVLSASSILLDHDIMDANPAELARRRESLIWASETLLGARPGSLANLLEAGS, from the coding sequence ATGCCGCGCACCCACCGCCCCGCCGCGCAGCGCCGCGAGGAGATCCTGAACGCCGCGCACACACTGTTCACTACCAAGGGTTTTCAGCCCACCACCATGGAGGACATCCTGAGGGTCGTAGGCATCGCCAAGGGGACGCTGTACTACCACTTCCCCAGCAAGGAGCAGATCCTCAAGGCCCTCGTCCTGCGCATTGTCGGCCAGGTCGAGCATCAGGCCCGTGAGATCGCCGACTCCCAGGCTCCTGCGATGGAGAAGTTTGCGGCGATCATGGCGGCGATGCAGGTCGAGGACACCGAGACCGAGCTCGTTGAGCAGTTCCACGCGCCGGGCAACGCCGAGTTCCACCTGCTGTCCATCACGGCGATGATCGAGCACCTGACACCTATCCTCGCCGACGTCGTGGCCCAGGGGGTGAGCGAGGGGACCTTCAGCACGGACCGGCCCTATGACGCCATCGAACTTGTCCTGAGTGCCTCCAGCATCCTCTTGGACCACGACATCATGGATGCCAACCCGGCTGAGCTCGCCCGCCGCCGCGAGAGCCTCATCTGGGCGAGCGAGACACTTCTGGGTGCCCGTCCCGGGAGCCTGGCCAACTTGTTGGAGGCCGGCTCATGA
- a CDS encoding 3-isopropylmalate dehydrogenase, producing the protein MTQTIKLAVIPGDGIGKEVVPEGLKVLDRALEGTGIAVLPTTFDLGAERWHRTGQTLTDEDLEAIKAHDAILLGAVGDPSVPSGVLERGLLLRLRFALDHYVNLRPSVYYPGVPTPLADPGDIDFVVVREGTEGLYCGNGGVVRQGTAHEIATEVSVNTAYGVERLVRYAFAKAQARTAKHLTLVHKHNVLVHAGDLWRRTVETVGAEYPEVVVDYCHVDAATIYMVTDPGRFDVIVTDNLFGDILTDEAGAVTGGIGLSASGNINPEREFPSMFEPVHGSAPDIAGQGKADPTATISAVALMLDHLGLPEAAARVEAAVMADMATRGDGVERTTSQIGDAIAVAVAQG; encoded by the coding sequence ATGACGCAGACCATCAAACTGGCAGTAATCCCGGGTGACGGCATCGGCAAGGAGGTCGTCCCTGAGGGGCTCAAGGTTCTCGATCGGGCACTGGAGGGGACGGGAATCGCCGTCCTGCCGACCACCTTCGATCTGGGGGCCGAGCGTTGGCACCGAACCGGGCAGACCCTCACCGATGAGGATCTTGAGGCCATCAAGGCTCACGACGCCATCCTGCTGGGTGCTGTCGGCGATCCCTCCGTCCCCTCCGGTGTGCTTGAGCGCGGCCTGCTCCTGCGTCTGCGCTTCGCCCTGGACCACTACGTCAACCTGCGCCCCTCGGTCTACTACCCGGGCGTGCCGACGCCACTGGCTGACCCCGGCGACATCGACTTCGTCGTGGTGCGTGAGGGCACGGAGGGACTTTACTGCGGGAACGGGGGAGTGGTGCGTCAGGGTACGGCGCACGAGATCGCCACCGAGGTCAGTGTCAACACAGCTTATGGAGTGGAGCGCCTGGTCCGCTACGCCTTCGCCAAGGCGCAGGCCAGGACGGCCAAGCACCTCACGCTCGTCCATAAGCACAATGTGCTCGTCCACGCCGGTGACCTGTGGCGCCGCACCGTCGAGACCGTTGGTGCTGAGTACCCCGAGGTCGTCGTCGACTACTGCCACGTGGACGCTGCCACCATCTACATGGTGACCGACCCGGGCCGTTTCGACGTCATTGTCACCGACAACCTCTTCGGTGACATTCTCACCGATGAGGCCGGTGCCGTCACCGGCGGCATCGGCCTGTCCGCCTCGGGCAACATCAATCCGGAGAGGGAGTTCCCTTCCATGTTCGAACCCGTGCACGGCTCGGCCCCGGACATCGCCGGGCAGGGCAAGGCCGACCCGACCGCCACGATCAGTGCCGTCGCCCTCATGCTCGACCATCTGGGACTGCCTGAGGCAGCGGCGCGGGTCGAGGCAGCGGTCATGGCCGACATGGCCACGCGTGGTGATGGCGTTGAGCGTACGACCAGTCAGATCGGTGACGCCATCGCCGTCGCCGTGGCCCAGGGGTGA